In the Gymnodinialimonas sp. 202GB13-11 genome, one interval contains:
- the ccrA gene encoding crotonyl-CoA carboxylase/reductase, whose amino-acid sequence MALDAPTQDAPYDAPMKDLYEMGEMPPMGYVPPKMYAWTIRRERHGEPDKAFEVEVVDTPVLDSHEVLVLVMAAGVNYNGVWAGLGQPISPFDGHGAPYHIAGSDAAGIVWAVGDKVKRWKIGDEVVVHCNQDDGDDEHCNGGDPMFSTSQRIWGYETPDGSFAQFTNVQAQQLMPRPKHLTWEEAACYTLTLATAYRMLFGHEPHDLKPGQNVLIWGASGGLGSYAIQLANTAGANAIAVISDESKRDFVLSLGAKGVINRKDFNCWGQLPTVNTPEYAEWFKEARKFGKAIWDITGKSVNVDMVFEHPGEATFPVSTLVCKKGGMVVICAGTTGFNCTFDVRYMWMHQKRLQGSHFAHLKQASAANDLMVQQRLDPCMSEVFPWAELPDAHMKMLRNEHKPGNMSVLVQAPRTGLRTLEDVLEAGPTAS is encoded by the coding sequence ATGGCCCTCGACGCCCCCACGCAAGACGCCCCCTACGATGCGCCCATGAAAGACCTCTACGAGATGGGCGAAATGCCCCCCATGGGTTACGTGCCGCCGAAGATGTACGCTTGGACCATCCGCCGCGAACGTCATGGTGAGCCGGACAAAGCGTTCGAGGTCGAAGTCGTCGATACCCCTGTGCTCGACAGCCACGAAGTCCTCGTCCTCGTGATGGCTGCGGGCGTAAACTATAACGGCGTCTGGGCCGGCCTCGGTCAGCCGATCAGCCCCTTCGACGGTCATGGCGCACCCTACCATATCGCGGGCTCCGACGCGGCGGGCATCGTCTGGGCCGTGGGCGACAAGGTGAAACGCTGGAAGATCGGCGACGAAGTCGTGGTCCATTGCAACCAGGACGATGGCGACGACGAACACTGTAACGGCGGCGACCCGATGTTCTCCACTTCCCAGCGCATCTGGGGATACGAAACACCCGATGGCTCCTTCGCGCAGTTCACCAACGTGCAGGCACAGCAGCTTATGCCGCGCCCCAAGCACCTGACTTGGGAAGAGGCCGCCTGCTACACGCTGACCCTCGCCACCGCCTACCGGATGCTGTTCGGCCACGAGCCGCATGACCTGAAGCCCGGCCAGAACGTTCTGATCTGGGGCGCCTCCGGCGGCCTCGGCTCGTACGCGATCCAGCTGGCCAACACGGCGGGCGCGAATGCCATCGCGGTGATCTCCGACGAAAGCAAACGCGACTTCGTGCTAAGCCTCGGCGCCAAGGGCGTCATCAACCGCAAAGACTTCAACTGCTGGGGCCAGCTGCCCACGGTAAACACGCCCGAGTATGCCGAGTGGTTCAAGGAAGCCCGCAAGTTCGGCAAGGCGATCTGGGACATCACCGGCAAGAGCGTGAACGTCGACATGGTGTTTGAGCATCCGGGCGAGGCGACGTTCCCCGTCTCCACTCTGGTCTGCAAGAAGGGCGGCATGGTCGTGATCTGCGCGGGCACCACCGGCTTCAATTGCACCTTCGACGTCCGCTACATGTGGATGCACCAAAAGCGTCTGCAAGGCTCCCACTTCGCGCACCTCAAGCAGGCATCAGCAGCCAATGACCTGATGGTTCAGCAGCGCCTTGATCCCTGCATGTCCGAGGTCTTCCCGTGGGCCGAGCTTCCCGACGCGCACATGAAGATGCTCCGCAACGAACACAAGCCCGGCAATATGTCCGTGCTGGTTCAGGCTCCGCGCACGGGTCTGCGGACCCTCGAAGATGTGCTGGAGGCCGGGCCAACCGCCTCCTGA
- a CDS encoding aminotransferase class IV → MSTDAHTTHDALEDPRNADIGIYVNGEIVHRDEAKVSVYDSGFMLGDGMWEGLRLYDGVWAYFDAHMDRFFDSCKAVSLYVDMDRQGIFDALEKTRAANGMETDVHCRLMLTRGVKVRPFQHPSLSQSGPTLVIIMEHSKPVDRLQGAGIRLATVPQVRGLPMSQDAKYNSHSKLNCVIACLQAEQAGADEGLMLDPHGFVNTTNACNFFIVKKGEVWTSTGDYCMNGVTRAKVIELCKADGIPVFERNFSLVDVHGAEEAFLTGTFGAQTPVASLDGKPIGTGERPVTARIQGLYKQAIAEHVAAIKVGG, encoded by the coding sequence ATGAGCACGGACGCCCACACCACCCACGACGCACTGGAAGACCCGCGCAACGCCGATATCGGCATCTATGTGAATGGCGAGATCGTGCACCGCGACGAGGCCAAGGTCTCGGTCTATGACAGCGGGTTCATGCTGGGCGATGGCATGTGGGAGGGTCTGCGGCTCTACGATGGGGTCTGGGCCTATTTCGACGCGCATATGGATCGGTTCTTCGACAGCTGTAAGGCGGTGAGCCTTTATGTCGACATGGACCGACAGGGCATCTTCGACGCGCTGGAGAAGACGCGGGCAGCGAACGGGATGGAGACGGATGTTCACTGTCGCCTGATGCTGACGCGCGGTGTGAAGGTGCGTCCATTTCAGCACCCGTCACTGAGTCAGAGCGGGCCGACCCTGGTGATCATCATGGAGCATTCGAAGCCGGTGGATCGGCTTCAGGGCGCGGGCATCCGGCTGGCGACCGTGCCACAGGTTCGGGGGCTGCCGATGAGCCAGGATGCGAAGTACAATTCCCACTCGAAACTGAATTGTGTGATTGCCTGCCTTCAGGCTGAGCAGGCGGGGGCGGATGAGGGGTTGATGTTGGACCCGCATGGGTTCGTGAATACGACAAACGCGTGCAACTTCTTCATTGTGAAGAAGGGGGAGGTTTGGACCTCCACCGGGGATTACTGCATGAACGGGGTTACGCGGGCGAAGGTGATCGAGCTGTGCAAGGCGGACGGGATTCCGGTGTTCGAGCGGAACTTTTCGCTGGTGGATGTTCATGGCGCGGAGGAGGCGTTTTTGACCGGCACGTTCGGGGCGCAGACGCCGGTCGCATCGCTGGATGGGAAGCCGATAGGGACGGGAGAGCGGCCTGTTACGGCGCGAATACAGGGGCTGTATAAGCAGGCCATTGCGGAGCATGTGGCAGCGATAAAAGTGGGGGGCTGA
- a CDS encoding 1-acyl-sn-glycerol-3-phosphate acyltransferase produces MTSPVTLPLWLFVLIVLFAAFTFASHFLFPSVRWFLRRRLERAVARLNTRLKRPIQPFKLARRTDTVRRLMYDPQVAQAIHEHARENKIRVDVAAEKAERYAREIVPGFSAFTYFSFGTRAARWLSQSLYRVRLTNPNDDALEKVPDDSTVIFVMNHRSNMDYVLVTWIVAERSTLAYAVGEWARVWPLRSLVRAMGGYFIRRRHNNPLYRKVLARYVQIATDEGVTQAVFPEGGLSRTGGLGQPKLGLISYILDGFTPGESRDVVFVPVALNYDRVMEDRNLIEAQKGGTAGFNFTLTPIFRYLRRQIWHRITGKFHRYGYAAVSFGEPLSLTDFLATKRPDQPAALGDALMDSIASVTPVVPVPLVAHALRDGAVTAEALDAAIATRIARAEQKGVGIHLARDDLQYTVEAGLRALEERGFIDRDEDPNAITITERGAPVVDYYAASVAHLLDAERLEDAAE; encoded by the coding sequence ATGACGTCCCCGGTGACCCTTCCACTCTGGCTCTTTGTCCTGATCGTGCTGTTCGCGGCCTTCACCTTCGCGTCCCACTTCCTCTTCCCGTCCGTCCGCTGGTTCCTGCGCCGCAGGCTTGAACGGGCCGTCGCCCGCCTCAACACCCGCCTCAAGCGCCCGATCCAGCCCTTTAAACTCGCCCGCCGCACAGACACGGTGCGCCGCCTCATGTATGATCCACAGGTGGCCCAGGCGATCCACGAGCACGCCCGCGAGAACAAAATCCGCGTCGACGTCGCCGCCGAAAAGGCCGAACGCTACGCGCGTGAAATCGTGCCTGGCTTCTCTGCCTTCACCTATTTCTCCTTCGGCACCCGCGCCGCGCGCTGGCTCAGCCAATCGCTTTACCGCGTCCGCCTCACCAACCCCAACGATGACGCGCTTGAGAAAGTGCCTGACGACAGCACGGTCATCTTCGTGATGAACCACCGCTCCAACATGGACTACGTGCTCGTCACCTGGATCGTCGCCGAACGATCAACCCTTGCTTATGCCGTCGGCGAATGGGCCCGCGTCTGGCCGCTGCGCTCGCTCGTGCGCGCCATGGGGGGCTACTTCATCCGCCGCCGCCACAACAACCCGCTCTATCGCAAGGTCCTCGCCCGCTACGTCCAGATCGCCACCGATGAAGGCGTAACCCAAGCCGTCTTCCCCGAGGGCGGTCTCTCGCGCACCGGTGGGCTCGGCCAACCGAAACTCGGCCTCATCTCCTATATTCTCGACGGCTTTACCCCGGGCGAAAGCCGCGATGTCGTCTTCGTCCCGGTCGCGCTGAATTATGACCGCGTGATGGAAGACCGGAACCTGATCGAAGCTCAGAAAGGCGGCACTGCCGGGTTCAATTTCACCCTCACCCCCATCTTCCGCTACCTCCGCCGACAAATCTGGCACCGCATCACCGGCAAATTCCACCGCTACGGCTATGCCGCTGTCAGCTTCGGCGAACCGCTTTCCCTGACCGATTTCCTCGCCACCAAGCGGCCCGACCAACCCGCAGCCCTCGGTGACGCCCTGATGGACAGCATCGCCTCCGTCACCCCCGTTGTCCCTGTCCCCCTCGTCGCCCACGCGCTGCGTGACGGGGCGGTCACAGCCGAAGCCCTCGATGCCGCCATCGCCACTCGCATTGCCCGCGCCGAACAAAAGGGCGTCGGCATCCACCTCGCCCGCGATGATTTGCAATACACCGTCGAGGCTGGCCTCCGCGCGCTGGAAGAACGCGGCTTCATCGACCGCGACGAAGACCCGAACGCCATCACAATCACTGAACGCGGCGCACCGGTCGTCGATTACTACGCCGCCAGCGTCGCACATTTGCTGGACGCCGAACGGCTGGAAGACGCGGCTGAGTGA
- a CDS encoding aldehyde dehydrogenase family protein translates to MTTREIFETMDYGPAPESSAEALQWLADRGGIAGHFIAGKWGPLRDDFASNNPATGEKLAGVTKGTAEEVAKAVSAARKAQPKWAKDNRARARILYAIARLMQKHSRLLATMESLDNGKPIRESRDIDVPLAIRHFYYHAGLAQLVDTEMPGHAPMGVCGQIIPWNFPLLMLAWKIAPALAAGNTVVLKPAEYTSLSAMVFAEICQEAGVPPGVVNIITGDGETGAALVDAEVDKIAFTGSTAVGRRIREQTAGTGKSLTLELGGKSPYIVFEDADIDSAIEGLVDAIWFNQGQVCCAGSRLLVQEGIADDFHARLKARMANLRIGDPMDKCIDVGAIVDPVQHAAITKMVSETDGEVYQAPIPLPETGCFYPPTLITGLHTAAPLMQEEIFGPVLVSTTFRTPSEAVEVANNTRYGLAATLWTENLNLALDIAPKLVAGVVWVNATNLFDAAAPFGGVRESGFGREGGWEGLQAYLKPTAKLLAARALPVHPAPETPATEGIDRTAKMYIGGKQARPDGGYSQAHYSKNGTLLGHTGLGNRKDIRNAVEAAAGAKGWSKTSGHLRAQILYYLGENLSARAAEFEDRIRDSTNTSAAKARAEVDAAINAFFTYAAFADKYDGAAKGVPIRGIALAMNEPVGVIGALAPDDTPLLGSATLLAAALSMGNRMVLVPSQAAPLVATDLYQVLETSDVPGGVANIVTGLHGDMAGTLAAHANVDALWSFTPHVDVAELERASALNLKRTWMNHGGNPDWTAMDPKLALAQATETKTIWVPYGE, encoded by the coding sequence ATGACCACCCGCGAAATCTTCGAAACTATGGACTACGGCCCCGCCCCGGAGTCCTCAGCCGAGGCGCTGCAATGGCTGGCGGACCGCGGTGGCATCGCGGGCCATTTCATTGCCGGTAAATGGGGGCCTTTGCGGGACGATTTCGCATCGAACAACCCAGCCACGGGCGAAAAGCTGGCGGGCGTGACCAAAGGCACAGCGGAAGAGGTCGCCAAGGCCGTCAGCGCCGCCCGCAAGGCGCAGCCGAAATGGGCGAAGGACAACCGTGCCCGCGCGCGCATCCTCTATGCCATTGCGCGGCTGATGCAGAAGCACTCCCGGCTTCTGGCCACAATGGAGAGCCTCGACAATGGCAAACCGATCCGCGAAAGCCGCGATATCGACGTGCCGCTGGCGATCCGGCATTTCTACTACCACGCAGGTCTTGCGCAGCTGGTCGATACCGAGATGCCGGGCCACGCCCCCATGGGCGTTTGCGGCCAGATCATCCCGTGGAACTTCCCCTTGCTGATGCTGGCGTGGAAAATCGCGCCTGCGCTGGCCGCCGGGAACACGGTGGTTCTGAAACCTGCGGAATACACATCGCTTTCGGCCATGGTTTTCGCGGAAATCTGTCAGGAGGCCGGCGTGCCGCCGGGGGTCGTGAACATCATCACCGGCGATGGGGAGACGGGCGCGGCCTTGGTGGACGCCGAAGTGGATAAGATTGCCTTCACCGGCTCTACGGCCGTGGGCCGGCGCATCCGTGAGCAGACGGCCGGGACGGGCAAGAGCCTGACGTTGGAGTTGGGCGGGAAGTCCCCATACATCGTTTTTGAAGATGCCGATATCGACAGCGCGATTGAAGGGCTGGTGGATGCCATCTGGTTCAACCAAGGTCAGGTCTGCTGCGCCGGATCCCGTTTGCTGGTGCAGGAGGGCATCGCCGACGACTTCCATGCCCGCCTGAAAGCCCGCATGGCCAACCTGCGCATCGGCGACCCGATGGACAAATGCATCGACGTCGGCGCCATCGTCGACCCGGTGCAACACGCCGCGATCACCAAGATGGTCAGCGAGACGGACGGAGAGGTCTACCAAGCGCCCATCCCCCTGCCGGAAACCGGCTGTTTCTATCCGCCAACGCTGATCACCGGCCTGCACACGGCTGCCCCGCTCATGCAGGAGGAGATCTTTGGCCCGGTCCTCGTCTCCACCACCTTCCGCACGCCGTCGGAGGCCGTCGAGGTCGCCAACAACACACGCTACGGGTTGGCCGCGACGCTGTGGACCGAGAATCTGAACCTCGCGCTTGATATCGCCCCCAAGCTGGTCGCGGGCGTGGTTTGGGTGAATGCGACGAACCTCTTCGACGCCGCAGCACCGTTCGGCGGAGTGCGCGAAAGCGGGTTCGGGCGTGAAGGCGGGTGGGAAGGCTTGCAAGCCTATCTCAAGCCCACCGCGAAATTGCTGGCCGCAAGAGCGCTCCCCGTTCATCCCGCGCCCGAGACACCGGCGACCGAGGGCATCGACCGCACAGCGAAGATGTATATCGGCGGCAAGCAGGCGCGGCCCGATGGCGGCTATAGTCAAGCCCATTACAGCAAGAACGGCACGCTTCTGGGCCATACCGGCCTCGGCAACCGCAAGGACATCCGAAACGCGGTTGAGGCCGCTGCAGGTGCAAAGGGCTGGTCGAAAACGTCCGGCCATCTGCGGGCGCAGATCCTCTATTATTTGGGCGAGAACCTTTCGGCCCGCGCGGCGGAATTCGAAGATCGCATCCGCGACTCAACCAACACCTCTGCCGCCAAAGCACGGGCCGAGGTCGACGCGGCGATCAACGCGTTCTTCACTTATGCCGCCTTCGCCGACAAATATGACGGTGCGGCGAAAGGCGTTCCGATCCGGGGGATTGCTCTGGCCATGAACGAACCGGTAGGCGTGATTGGCGCGCTCGCGCCCGATGACACGCCCCTCCTCGGGTCTGCGACCCTCCTCGCAGCGGCGCTTTCGATGGGCAATCGGATGGTGCTGGTGCCAAGCCAGGCGGCCCCGCTAGTGGCGACGGACCTTTATCAGGTGCTAGAGACCTCGGACGTTCCCGGTGGCGTGGCGAATATCGTCACGGGCCTGCATGGCGATATGGCGGGGACACTTGCGGCGCATGCCAATGTCGATGCGCTCTGGTCGTTCACGCCGCACGTGGATGTGGCAGAGCTTGAGCGGGCCAGTGCGTTGAACCTCAAACGGACTTGGATGAACCACGGCGGCAACCCGGATTGGACGGCAATGGATCCGAAACTGGCACTGGCGCAGGCGACGGAGACCAAGACGATCTGGGTGCCTTACGGCGAGTGA
- the deoC gene encoding deoxyribose-phosphate aldolase, whose protein sequence is MTDTLHHTATTTADQLPQVHLPRNEGMELDLDWVASVQANTSAIERRAATLPGRRSVKKSHQAAWLAKAVTLIDLTTLSGDDTVGRVRRLCAKARQPVRADLLEALGLPHITTGAVCVYHDMIETAVEALEGTNIPVAAVSTGFPAGLSPFELRVKEIEMSVAAGAKEIDIVISRRHALTGNWQALYEEMKSFREACGEAHVKAILATGELGTLRNVAKASLVCMMAGADFIKTSTGKESVNATLPVSLTMIRAIRAFEARTGYKVGYKPAGGISKAKDSLVYLSLLKEELGNRWLQPDLFRFGASSLLGDIERQLEHHVTGAYSAGWRHPIG, encoded by the coding sequence ATGACCGACACGCTTCACCACACCGCCACAACCACCGCCGACCAGCTGCCGCAGGTTCACTTGCCCCGGAACGAGGGTATGGAGTTGGACCTCGACTGGGTCGCCTCCGTTCAGGCCAACACCTCCGCCATCGAACGCCGGGCTGCGACCTTGCCCGGCCGCCGCTCCGTCAAGAAAAGCCATCAGGCCGCGTGGCTTGCCAAGGCGGTCACATTGATCGACCTGACCACGCTTTCTGGCGATGACACGGTTGGCCGCGTCCGCCGCCTCTGCGCCAAGGCCCGACAGCCCGTGCGGGCCGACCTATTGGAAGCGCTCGGTCTGCCACACATCACCACCGGTGCGGTCTGCGTCTACCACGATATGATCGAGACCGCCGTTGAGGCACTGGAGGGCACGAACATCCCCGTTGCCGCCGTCTCCACCGGATTTCCTGCGGGCCTCAGCCCGTTCGAGCTGCGCGTGAAAGAGATCGAGATGTCGGTGGCCGCCGGTGCGAAAGAGATCGACATCGTCATCTCCCGCCGCCACGCGCTGACCGGGAACTGGCAAGCGCTATATGAGGAGATGAAGTCGTTCCGTGAGGCATGTGGTGAGGCGCATGTGAAGGCGATCCTGGCCACCGGCGAACTCGGCACCCTGCGCAACGTCGCCAAGGCCTCGCTGGTCTGCATGATGGCAGGCGCGGATTTCATCAAGACCTCCACCGGCAAGGAGTCGGTTAACGCGACGCTGCCCGTCAGCCTCACCATGATCCGCGCCATCCGCGCGTTCGAGGCGCGGACGGGCTACAAGGTCGGTTACAAACCGGCGGGCGGAATTTCCAAGGCGAAAGACAGCCTCGTCTACCTATCGCTGCTGAAAGAGGAACTCGGCAACCGCTGGCTGCAACCGGATCTGTTCCGGTTCGGGGCGAGCAGCCTACTGGGCGATATCGAACGCCAACTCGAACACCACGTCACCGGCGCCTACTCCGCCGGTTGGCGACATCCGATTGGGTGA
- a CDS encoding DUF1523 family protein: MRWARIIFLLCVFAVFGAFLHYTLPQRDVVRIVDTQLQLTEISGWTAWFYAQSDSGVEGTSVQRDVRIISAVRPDDTPIDYRNEDTGIFGWPPYFKIDSQDLQTEAQDLRSTRDAPVWVAITHYGWRNNLLSSYPNALSIERVDGPDVTLIPWMPIVILLIFALILFMIWRIWERFEDRVILPIVDAASVRWAKIKDRLSGRG, translated from the coding sequence ATGCGTTGGGCCCGGATCATCTTTCTGCTGTGTGTGTTCGCGGTCTTCGGGGCGTTCCTGCACTACACACTGCCGCAGCGCGACGTGGTGCGGATCGTCGACACGCAGCTGCAACTGACCGAGATTTCGGGTTGGACGGCTTGGTTCTACGCACAATCTGATAGCGGCGTGGAAGGCACCTCCGTGCAGCGCGATGTGCGGATAATTTCTGCCGTGCGCCCGGATGATACACCTATCGACTATCGCAATGAGGATACGGGGATCTTCGGCTGGCCGCCTTACTTCAAGATCGACAGCCAGGATTTGCAGACCGAGGCGCAAGACCTGCGCTCCACCCGCGACGCGCCGGTTTGGGTTGCCATCACGCATTACGGATGGCGCAACAACCTGTTGTCGTCCTACCCCAATGCCCTGTCGATTGAGCGTGTCGATGGTCCGGACGTCACCCTGATCCCGTGGATGCCCATCGTGATCCTGCTGATCTTCGCCCTGATCCTGTTCATGATTTGGCGCATCTGGGAACGGTTCGAGGATCGCGTGATCCTGCCCATCGTCGATGCCGCCTCGGTCCGGTGGGCGAAGATCAAGGATCGGTTATCGGGCCGTGGCTAG
- the rpe gene encoding ribulose-phosphate 3-epimerase produces the protein MSFDRSIKIAPSILAADFANFGAEVQAVEAQGADWIHIDVMDGHFVPNLTFGPPMVKALRRHVKTVMDVHLMIAPVDLYIEAYADAGADVLTAHVEAGPHIHRTLQAIRGAGMKAGVALNPGTPAGAVAHVLDLCDLICVMTVNPGFGGQSFIDMSDKITELRAMIGDREVHIEIDGGVDVGTAPIVAGAGADVLVAGSAVFRGGSVEDPAPYGENIRAIRAAAG, from the coding sequence ATGTCATTTGATCGTTCCATCAAGATCGCGCCGTCCATCCTGGCCGCCGATTTCGCCAATTTCGGGGCCGAGGTTCAGGCCGTTGAGGCGCAGGGCGCGGATTGGATCCACATTGACGTCATGGACGGGCATTTCGTGCCGAATCTGACTTTTGGCCCGCCCATGGTGAAAGCCCTGCGTCGCCATGTGAAAACGGTGATGGACGTGCATCTGATGATCGCGCCGGTCGACCTGTATATCGAGGCTTATGCCGATGCGGGGGCCGATGTGCTGACCGCCCATGTGGAGGCCGGTCCGCATATCCACCGCACTCTTCAGGCCATTCGTGGGGCGGGGATGAAGGCGGGTGTTGCGCTGAACCCTGGCACGCCTGCGGGGGCAGTCGCGCATGTGTTGGACCTGTGTGACCTGATCTGCGTGATGACGGTGAACCCCGGTTTCGGGGGGCAGAGTTTCATCGATATGTCCGACAAGATCACGGAGCTGCGCGCCATGATTGGCGACCGCGAAGTGCATATCGAGATCGACGGCGGTGTGGATGTCGGCACAGCGCCGATTGTAGCGGGTGCTGGAGCGGATGTGCTGGTGGCAGGGTCTGCCGTGTTCCGGGGCGGCTCGGTCGAAGACCCAGCACCGTATGGCGAGAATATCCGCGCGATCCGGGCGGCTGCGGGATGA
- a CDS encoding methylmalonyl-CoA mutase family protein: MSDMKKDRPWLIRTYAGHSTAKASNALYRGNLAKGQTGLSVAFDLPTQTGYDSDHVLARGEVGKVGVPISHLGDMRTLFDEIPLEQMNTSMTINATAPWLLALYIAVAEEQGADVSKLQGTVQNDLMKEYLSRGTYICPPKPSLAMIADVAEYCYKEVPKWNPMNVCSYHLQEAGATPEQELAFALATAISVLDELRPRVPEEDFPTLVGRISFFVNAGIRFVTEMCKMRAFVDLWDEICETRYGVTDPKMRRFRYGVQVNSLGLTEQQPENNVYRILIEMLAVTLSKKARARAVQLPAWNEALGLPRPWDQQWSMRMQQIMAFETDLLEYGDLFDGNPVVDGKVEALKEGARAELANLESMGGAIAAIDYMKGRLVESNADRVNAIERGETVVVGVNKYTASEPSPLMGEDGGIMVVDPAVEQEQIARLEAWRSERDGAAVQGALDDLRAAAREGKNVMPASIAAAKVGVTTGEWAGVMRAVHGEYRGPTGVSGAVSNKTEGLDDIRGAVDAVSDKLGRRLKFLVGKPGLDGHSNGAEQIAFRARDCGMDISYEGIRLTPAEIVEAAKVDNAHVIGLSILSGSHVPLIKDVMDRLRAEGLDIPVMVGGIIPDEDRATLLGYGVARVYTPKDFELNRIMMDIVTLVDPTAIAAE, translated from the coding sequence ATGTCGGATATGAAAAAAGACCGCCCCTGGTTGATCCGGACCTATGCGGGTCATTCGACAGCGAAGGCTTCTAATGCACTCTATCGCGGTAATCTGGCCAAAGGACAAACGGGTTTGTCGGTAGCCTTCGATTTGCCAACACAGACAGGCTATGACAGCGATCATGTTCTGGCGCGCGGCGAAGTGGGCAAGGTCGGCGTGCCGATTAGTCATCTGGGCGACATGCGTACACTGTTTGACGAGATCCCGCTGGAGCAGATGAATACCTCGATGACGATCAACGCGACGGCGCCCTGGCTGTTGGCGCTCTATATCGCGGTGGCCGAAGAGCAGGGGGCCGATGTATCCAAGCTGCAGGGCACCGTTCAGAACGATTTGATGAAGGAATATCTGTCGCGGGGGACGTATATCTGCCCGCCAAAGCCTAGCCTCGCGATGATCGCGGATGTGGCAGAGTATTGCTACAAAGAGGTTCCGAAATGGAACCCGATGAATGTGTGCTCCTACCACCTCCAGGAAGCGGGTGCGACGCCGGAGCAGGAATTGGCCTTTGCCCTGGCCACGGCGATTTCGGTTCTGGATGAATTGCGCCCCCGGGTGCCAGAGGAGGATTTTCCGACTCTCGTGGGGCGTATTTCGTTCTTCGTGAATGCGGGTATTCGGTTCGTGACCGAGATGTGCAAAATGCGTGCCTTTGTCGATCTTTGGGATGAGATCTGCGAAACGCGTTATGGCGTGACCGACCCGAAGATGCGGCGGTTTCGGTATGGCGTGCAGGTCAATTCACTAGGCCTGACCGAACAGCAGCCCGAGAATAACGTCTACCGTATTTTGATTGAGATGCTGGCAGTAACTCTGTCGAAGAAAGCGAGGGCGCGTGCCGTGCAATTGCCGGCGTGGAATGAAGCGCTTGGCCTGCCACGGCCCTGGGATCAGCAATGGTCGATGCGCATGCAGCAGATCATGGCGTTCGAGACCGATCTTCTGGAATACGGCGATTTGTTTGATGGCAATCCGGTCGTAGATGGAAAGGTCGAGGCGCTGAAAGAGGGCGCGCGCGCGGAATTGGCCAATCTGGAATCGATGGGCGGGGCGATTGCTGCGATTGATTACATGAAGGGCCGTTTGGTTGAGTCGAATGCTGACCGGGTGAACGCGATTGAGCGCGGGGAAACCGTGGTCGTAGGTGTGAACAAATACACCGCGTCCGAGCCTTCGCCGCTGATGGGTGAGGATGGCGGGATCATGGTTGTGGACCCGGCGGTTGAGCAGGAGCAGATCGCGCGGCTGGAGGCTTGGCGCAGCGAACGCGACGGCGCAGCTGTGCAGGGGGCCTTGGACGACCTGCGGGCTGCTGCGAGGGAAGGGAAGAACGTTATGCCCGCATCCATCGCGGCGGCGAAAGTGGGGGTGACAACCGGCGAATGGGCCGGTGTCATGCGCGCTGTGCACGGGGAATATCGTGGGCCGACTGGTGTGTCGGGGGCCGTTTCGAACAAAACAGAGGGGCTGGATGATATTCGTGGTGCGGTGGATGCAGTATCAGACAAGCTGGGGCGGCGCCTGAAATTCCTTGTCGGCAAACCGGGGCTTGATGGCCATTCGAACGGGGCCGAGCAGATTGCATTCCGCGCACGGGATTGCGGAATGGATATCTCGTACGAAGGTATTCGCCTGACACCTGCCGAAATCGTTGAGGCCGCGAAGGTGGACAATGCACATGTCATTGGCCTTTCGATCCTGTCGGGCAGCCATGTTCCGTTGATTAAGGACGTGATGGACCGGCTGCGCGCCGAGGGTCTGGATATTCCGGTAATGGTTGGTGGCATTATTCCCGATGAAGACCGTGCAACGCTTTTGGGATACGGTGTGGCACGTGTTTATACGCCGAAGGATTTCGAGTTGAACCGCATCATGATGGATATTGTGACACTGGTTGACCCTACGGCAATCGCAGCAGAATAA
- a CDS encoding DMT family transporter translates to MSSQYIFALIAIAVGGACISTQAPINARLGSFAGDPVVAAAISFIVGAIVLSVIVVLRGAVPSVGQMAAAPWWAWVGGALGAVYVWAAVWSVGTLGVVTMVAALIFGQLAAALVLDAIGAFGLQVREVSWTRIAAVGLVAAGLVLSRV, encoded by the coding sequence ATGTCCAGCCAATACATCTTTGCCCTGATCGCCATCGCCGTCGGCGGGGCGTGCATCTCTACCCAAGCCCCAATCAATGCACGCCTCGGAAGTTTCGCAGGCGACCCGGTCGTGGCCGCCGCCATCAGCTTCATCGTGGGCGCGATCGTCCTCTCCGTCATCGTGGTTCTGCGCGGGGCTGTGCCGAGTGTCGGCCAAATGGCCGCCGCGCCATGGTGGGCTTGGGTCGGCGGAGCACTCGGGGCGGTCTATGTTTGGGCCGCGGTCTGGTCTGTGGGCACCTTGGGCGTGGTCACAATGGTCGCCGCCTTGATTTTCGGACAACTCGCGGCGGCCCTCGTGCTGGACGCAATCGGTGCTTTCGGCTTGCAGGTGCGCGAGGTCAGCTGGACCCGTATCGCAGCCGTCGGACTCGTCGCTGCAGGGCTCGTCTTGTCGCGCGTATAA